From Pseudomonas sp. StFLB209, a single genomic window includes:
- a CDS encoding Mpo1 family 2-hydroxy fatty acid dioxygenase yields the protein MKNLVDHLSQYAAYHRDWRNIVTHFLGIPLIVLAVTILLSRPGVLAYGLWLSPALLVAVASVRFYLRLDRPLGVLMSVLLLLCLWSGASLAQQSTSVWLAWGVGLFVTGWIIQFIGHYYEGRKPAFIDDVTGLIIGPLFVVAELAFLLGMRKELQQAIEKRVGPVRKRKPVTG from the coding sequence ATGAAAAACCTGGTCGATCATCTCAGCCAATATGCGGCTTATCACCGTGATTGGCGCAATATCGTGACCCACTTCCTGGGTATTCCACTGATCGTACTGGCCGTGACGATTCTTCTGTCACGCCCTGGGGTACTTGCCTACGGCCTATGGCTGTCACCGGCCTTGCTGGTCGCCGTGGCGTCGGTGCGTTTCTATCTGCGTCTGGACCGGCCACTGGGCGTATTGATGTCGGTGTTGCTGCTGTTATGCCTATGGAGCGGTGCCAGCCTGGCACAGCAATCCACCAGCGTATGGCTGGCATGGGGCGTGGGCCTGTTCGTGACTGGCTGGATCATCCAGTTCATCGGCCACTATTACGAAGGCCGCAAACCGGCGTTCATCGACGACGTGACCGGGCTGATCATCGGCCCGCTGTTCGTGGTGGCAGAACTGGCCTTCCTGCTGGGGATGCGCAAGGAGTTGCAGCAGGCGATCGAGAAACGGGTGGGGCCGGTACGCAAGCGTAAGCCTGTCACAGGTTGA
- a CDS encoding Crp/Fnr family transcriptional regulator: MTNGTLWRSRLMSDYWFGQLPAALQDALLGAARQRRITPGKLLFAQGDPPCGLYVLLEGAVRMGSAGQQRLTPRLEELVAPFWFGEVSLFDGQPRTLDAYSLVQSIFLQVPQPFIDQWLLEHPEDLRFFAQLLSNKLGLPLLRPEKLHSLPDRARVAWRLLLLCEGYGQLSHARRLVGFEAIEACPTVALSRAALLEVLQDLQQRRIIRLGQEQLEVFDIDKLRKAANVLRARAPC, encoded by the coding sequence ATGACAAATGGAACGCTGTGGCGGTCGCGCTTGATGAGCGACTACTGGTTTGGGCAATTGCCGGCCGCCTTGCAAGACGCTTTATTGGGCGCTGCGCGACAACGGCGTATTACCCCAGGCAAGCTGCTGTTTGCTCAGGGTGACCCGCCCTGTGGCCTGTACGTGCTGCTTGAGGGCGCGGTGCGCATGGGCAGTGCCGGGCAACAGCGTCTGACGCCACGGCTTGAAGAGCTGGTGGCGCCGTTCTGGTTTGGCGAGGTGTCGCTGTTCGATGGCCAGCCACGCACGCTGGATGCCTATTCTCTGGTGCAGAGCATCTTTTTGCAGGTGCCCCAGCCGTTTATTGATCAATGGCTGCTTGAGCACCCTGAAGATTTACGCTTTTTTGCCCAGTTGCTCAGTAACAAGCTCGGCCTGCCATTGCTGCGCCCGGAAAAACTGCACAGCCTGCCGGATCGCGCCCGCGTCGCCTGGCGGTTGTTACTGCTCTGCGAAGGCTACGGGCAACTGAGCCATGCCCGGCGGCTGGTCGGTTTCGAGGCGATTGAAGCCTGCCCTACCGTAGCGTTGTCGCGCGCCGCCTTGCTGGAAGTCCTGCAAGACTTGCAGCAGCGCAGGATCATCCGGCTGGGCCAGGAGCAACTGGAAGTCTTCGATATCGATAAGCTGCGCAAGGCGGCCAATGTGCTGCGCGCCCGCGCACCCTGCTAA
- a CDS encoding AraC family transcriptional regulator produces MPEPSSLASWTRALRKQLDVLGLDSAGLCLAAGFDPHTREAPGATLRLWQLAVQASADPALGLRVSRFVSPTSFHALGYTLVASESLREVFERIVRYHSPTRDALQLSFQKTGERYEFSFSPPPDCAAPVPEMLDAFAAIYVRTCRNRLGRSYAPLEVHLQRPQPENPLPWQELFRAPLFFGAAHNLLVFASRDFDSHLDDGATQPGEPAAQAQALIWEPRVRSAIEAQLPEGEPSAETVAQVLGLSLRSLQRHLADEGCRYDLLVNQCRENLALLHINDPDASLSEIASLLGFADVDSFSRAFKRWTGLTPTQYRQGLAR; encoded by the coding sequence ATGCCCGAGCCAAGCAGCCTCGCCAGTTGGACCCGCGCTCTGCGCAAGCAACTCGACGTCCTGGGCCTGGACAGCGCCGGGCTGTGCCTGGCAGCCGGGTTTGACCCGCACACGCGCGAGGCGCCGGGGGCGACGCTACGCTTGTGGCAACTGGCAGTGCAGGCCAGCGCCGACCCGGCCTTGGGCCTGCGGGTGTCACGCTTTGTCAGCCCGACCAGTTTTCATGCGCTGGGCTACACCCTGGTGGCCAGCGAATCGTTGCGCGAGGTGTTCGAGCGGATCGTGCGCTATCACTCCCCCACTCGCGACGCCCTGCAACTGAGCTTCCAGAAAACCGGCGAGCGCTACGAATTCAGCTTCAGCCCACCGCCAGACTGCGCGGCTCCCGTGCCCGAGATGCTCGATGCCTTTGCTGCCATCTACGTCCGCACCTGCCGTAACCGCCTGGGGCGTAGCTATGCACCGCTGGAGGTGCACCTGCAACGCCCCCAGCCGGAAAACCCGCTGCCGTGGCAGGAGCTGTTTCGCGCGCCGTTGTTTTTCGGCGCGGCGCACAACCTGTTGGTGTTCGCCAGCCGCGACTTCGACAGCCACCTGGATGACGGCGCCACCCAGCCGGGCGAGCCGGCAGCACAGGCCCAGGCGCTGATCTGGGAGCCACGGGTGCGCAGCGCGATCGAAGCGCAGTTACCCGAAGGCGAACCGAGCGCCGAGACCGTTGCCCAGGTTTTAGGCTTGAGCCTGCGCAGCCTGCAACGGCACTTGGCCGACGAAGGCTGCCGCTATGATCTGCTGGTCAACCAGTGCCGGGAAAACCTTGCGTTGCTGCACATCAACGACCCGGACGCCTCACTCAGCGAGATTGCGTCGCTGCTGGGGTTTGCCGATGTCGACAGTTTCAGCCGCGCCTTCAAGCGTTGGACCGGCCTGACCCCGACGCAGTATCGCCAGGGGCTGGCACGTTAG
- a CDS encoding alpha/beta hydrolase has translation MHNESIRYLIVPGWQGSPDDHWQTHWQNSLPNSARVQQADWDKPRREDWVGELQRSIAAHSSPVILIAHSLGCITVAHWAQLAPVESLRQVHGALLVAPADVERPNCPPALRNFAPIPDHLLPFPTQIVSSDNDPAVSTQRAMEMARHWGAEVGFLSQAGHINVKSGHQRWEQGFAYLYRLQSRLEQQSRRRA, from the coding sequence ATGCATAACGAATCCATCCGTTATCTGATCGTGCCAGGTTGGCAAGGGTCGCCGGACGATCACTGGCAGACTCATTGGCAGAATAGCTTGCCCAACAGCGCCCGTGTACAACAGGCTGACTGGGACAAACCACGTCGGGAAGATTGGGTGGGTGAGTTGCAGCGTTCGATTGCCGCGCACAGCTCGCCGGTGATCCTGATCGCCCATAGTCTGGGCTGCATCACGGTGGCGCACTGGGCGCAACTGGCGCCGGTCGAGTCGCTGCGTCAGGTGCATGGGGCATTGCTGGTTGCGCCTGCCGACGTCGAGCGGCCCAATTGCCCGCCGGCGCTGCGAAATTTTGCGCCGATTCCCGATCACCTGCTGCCGTTCCCGACCCAGATTGTCAGTTCTGACAACGATCCGGCGGTCAGCACCCAGCGCGCCATGGAAATGGCCCGCCACTGGGGCGCCGAGGTGGGCTTTCTGAGCCAGGCCGGGCACATCAACGTCAAGTCCGGTCACCAACGCTGGGAGCAGGGCTTCGCCTACCTTTACCGCCTGCAAAGCCGCCTGGAGCAACAGTCGCGTCGGCGCGCTTGA
- a CDS encoding sigma 54-interacting transcriptional regulator, with the protein MSVQEIPGQSFLTFPDADKSPLSIRAKALVFIDPRSRQLRTEMEQLAAGPLPILIRGEPGTGKELLARHIHRGSDRGGLFVSVNCGALSPTYAEAELFGHAPGAHNGSPSSRAGWFGSANGGTLYLDEIGDLPLPIQSKLLAALENHEVTRVGSQQPSPVDVRLVAATSIDLAKAVAAGKFHERLYHYLSEGRLDLPALREQPGNILPLAEYFVGIYSQRLNLPVQLISDAAHEVLQAHDWPGNTRELENVIHFALLVSSGEEILPEHLNLPGSNDPLAEIERQTRRLLGNAEPAQLAQLKSLLQTLTGRLEQLPG; encoded by the coding sequence ATGAGTGTTCAAGAGATTCCTGGTCAGTCGTTTCTGACCTTCCCTGATGCTGACAAGAGCCCGCTGAGCATCCGTGCCAAGGCGCTGGTGTTCATTGACCCCCGTTCGCGGCAGTTGCGTACCGAAATGGAGCAACTGGCGGCGGGGCCGTTGCCGATCCTGATTCGCGGCGAACCGGGCACCGGTAAAGAGCTGCTGGCCCGCCACATTCATCGTGGCAGTGATCGCGGTGGTCTGTTCGTTTCGGTCAATTGCGGGGCGCTGAGTCCGACCTACGCCGAAGCTGAGCTGTTCGGCCACGCGCCTGGCGCCCACAACGGTTCACCGAGCAGCCGCGCCGGCTGGTTCGGTTCGGCCAACGGCGGCACGCTGTATCTGGATGAAATCGGCGACCTGCCGCTGCCGATTCAGAGCAAGCTGTTGGCCGCGCTGGAAAATCATGAAGTCACCCGGGTCGGCTCACAGCAGCCCAGCCCGGTGGATGTGCGCCTGGTCGCGGCGACCAGTATCGACCTGGCCAAGGCCGTGGCGGCGGGCAAGTTTCACGAGCGCTTGTACCATTACCTCAGCGAAGGCCGTCTCGACCTGCCTGCCTTGCGCGAGCAGCCGGGCAATATCCTGCCGTTGGCCGAATACTTCGTCGGTATCTACAGCCAGCGCCTGAACCTGCCGGTGCAGTTGATCAGCGATGCCGCCCATGAGGTGTTGCAGGCCCACGACTGGCCGGGCAATACCCGCGAGCTGGAAAATGTCATCCACTTCGCCTTGCTGGTCAGCAGCGGTGAAGAAATTCTGCCAGAACACCTCAACCTGCCGGGCAGCAACGATCCGCTGGCTGAAATTGAACGCCAGACGCGTCGTTTGCTGGGCAATGCCGAGCCTGCGCAACTGGCGCAGCTGAAAAGCCTGTTGCAAACACTGACCGGGCGCCTTGAGCAACTGCCGGGCTGA
- a CDS encoding MetQ/NlpA family ABC transporter substrate-binding protein, giving the protein MKKTFLMAALAVAFSTGLAHAGEKLVVGATPVPHAEILELIKPTLAKEGVDLEIKVFTDYVQPNVQLNEKRLDANYFQTKPYLDGFNKGKGATLTTGVGVHVEPFGGYSSKYKSLNELPEGATVAIPNEGSNAGRALLLLQKGGLITLKDPTNALSTPKDIATNPKKLKFRELESAVLPRTLSQVDLALINTNYALEAKLNPKKDALIIEGADSPYVNYLVTRADNANTDAIQKLSKALTSPEVKAFIEKKYDGAVLPAF; this is encoded by the coding sequence ATGAAAAAGACATTCCTGATGGCCGCACTGGCAGTGGCGTTCTCGACAGGCCTGGCACATGCCGGCGAGAAACTGGTGGTTGGCGCGACCCCGGTTCCGCATGCCGAAATCCTTGAGCTGATCAAGCCGACCCTGGCCAAGGAAGGTGTGGACCTGGAAATCAAGGTTTTCACCGACTACGTGCAGCCCAATGTACAGCTCAACGAGAAGCGTCTGGACGCCAACTACTTCCAGACCAAGCCTTACCTGGACGGGTTCAACAAAGGTAAAGGCGCGACCCTGACCACCGGTGTCGGTGTACACGTCGAACCCTTCGGCGGCTATTCGTCGAAATACAAGAGCCTGAACGAGCTGCCTGAAGGCGCCACCGTGGCGATCCCCAACGAGGGCAGCAATGCCGGCCGTGCCCTGTTGCTGTTGCAAAAAGGCGGCCTGATCACCCTGAAAGACCCGACCAACGCCCTGTCGACCCCGAAAGACATCGCAACCAACCCCAAGAAGCTGAAATTCCGTGAGCTGGAATCGGCGGTACTGCCGCGTACCCTGAGCCAGGTCGATCTGGCGCTGATCAACACCAACTACGCGCTGGAAGCCAAGCTCAACCCGAAAAAGGATGCACTGATCATTGAAGGCGCCGATTCGCCGTACGTGAATTATCTGGTAACCCGTGCCGACAACGCCAACACCGACGCGATCCAGAAGCTGTCCAAGGCGCTGACCAGCCCTGAAGTCAAAGCTTTCATCGAGAAGAAATACGACGGCGCGGTATTGCCGGCGTTCTAA
- a CDS encoding TauD/TfdA dioxygenase family protein, whose amino-acid sequence MPAASLASSAAQSASQSFEVRPLSGNVGAEIVGLDLSRSLNDSDFARVHKAHLDHHLVVFRDQRITPQQQIDFSRRFGVLQIHVLKQFLLANHPEILIVSNIVEDGQPIGLGDAGKFWHSDLSYKELPSLGSMLYAQELPSEGGDTLFADMHKAWETLPEHLRKAVEGRKAVHSYTARYRDGHNAENWRPTLTPEQLAQVVEVAHPVVRTHPENGRKALFVSENFTTHIVGVPEDESRQILAEVYAHSTRPENVYRHQWQDNDMVFWDNRSLIHLATGCPAHLRRRLHRTTIQGTAPY is encoded by the coding sequence ATGCCAGCAGCCTCCCTCGCTTCTTCAGCCGCACAATCGGCCAGCCAATCCTTCGAAGTACGCCCTTTGTCCGGCAATGTCGGTGCAGAGATTGTCGGCCTGGATTTGTCTCGCAGCCTCAACGACAGCGACTTTGCCCGGGTCCATAAAGCCCATCTGGACCACCATTTGGTGGTGTTCCGTGACCAGCGGATCACCCCGCAGCAGCAGATCGATTTCAGCCGCCGTTTCGGTGTATTGCAGATCCACGTGCTCAAGCAGTTCCTGTTGGCCAACCACCCGGAAATCCTCATCGTTTCCAATATCGTTGAAGACGGCCAGCCCATCGGCCTTGGCGATGCCGGCAAGTTCTGGCATTCGGACCTGTCCTACAAAGAGCTGCCAAGCCTGGGTTCGATGCTCTATGCCCAGGAGCTGCCCAGCGAAGGCGGCGACACATTGTTCGCCGACATGCACAAGGCTTGGGAAACCCTGCCTGAGCATCTGCGCAAGGCCGTGGAAGGCCGCAAAGCAGTGCACAGCTATACCGCGCGCTACCGTGACGGTCACAACGCCGAAAACTGGCGGCCGACCCTGACCCCCGAGCAACTGGCTCAGGTGGTTGAAGTGGCGCATCCGGTGGTGCGTACCCACCCGGAGAATGGCCGCAAGGCGCTATTTGTCAGTGAAAACTTCACCACCCATATCGTTGGTGTGCCTGAAGACGAAAGCCGCCAGATCCTCGCCGAGGTGTATGCCCACAGCACCCGCCCCGAGAACGTCTACCGCCATCAATGGCAGGACAACGACATGGTGTTCTGGGACAACCGTTCATTGATCCACCTGGCGACCGGCTGCCCGGCCCATCTGCGCCGCCGCTTGCACCGCACGACCATTCAGGGCACTGCGCCTTACTGA